A stretch of the Meles meles chromosome 19, mMelMel3.1 paternal haplotype, whole genome shotgun sequence genome encodes the following:
- the CCER2 gene encoding coiled-coil domain-containing glutamate-rich protein 2 isoform X1, giving the protein MQPRGPAFVLLLLPLPGLLALLLGAATAAPLAPRPSKEELTRCLAEVVTEVLTLGQAQRSPCTALLHKAQRASSLFPPEMCQTEPYGCVSAKEKGLLLGDFKKQEAGKTRSSQEVREEEEEAAERAHKSEVREQTIHEQLHSRLRQEENEEEEKLEEEEKRKKRGPMESFEGLWRHRLEGRGGPQKRVAEQASDEETTQFEAEEKGLQVLGEGGGLWQGAEGGGGEGHEDSPHRHHPHQPEAEPKQEEKEEASEREEHDMERLEHVRKELKKATEILGEEIRREG; this is encoded by the exons ATGCAGCCCCGCGGGCCCGCCTTTGTGCTGCTGTTGCTGCCGCTGCCTGGGCTGTTGGCGCTGCTGCTGGGGGCAG CCACTGCTGCTCCCTTGGCACCAAGACCCTCCAAGGAAGAG cTGACTCGCTGTCTGGCCGAGGTGGTCACAGAAGTACTGACGCTGGGCCAGGCCCAGAGAAGTCCCTGCACAGCTCTCCTCCACAAAG CACAGAGAGCGTCCTCTCTCTTTCCGCCAGAAatgtgtcagacagagccttATGGCTGTGTGTCCGCCAAAGAGAAAGGCCTACTGCTTGGGGATTTCAAGAAGCAAGAGGCTGGGAAGACGAGGTCCAGCCAGGAagtgagggaagaggaagaggaggcagcgGAGAGGGCCCACAAGTCTGAGGTGCGGGAACAGACCATCCACGAGCAGCTCCACagccggctccgccaggaggagaacgaggaggaggagaagctggaggaggaggaaaaaaggaagaagagggggcCCATGGAATCCTTCGAAGGCCTGTGGAGGCATCGCCTAGAGGGCAGAGGGGGCCCCCAGAAGCGAGTGGCAGAGCAGGCCAGTGACGAGGAGACAACACAGTTTGAGGCGGAGGAGAAGGGCCTGCAGGTGCTAGGCGAGGGCGGCGGCCTGTGGCAGGGAGCCGAGGGGGGCGGAGGAGAGGGGCACGAGGACTCGCCGCACCgccaccacccccaccagccAGAAGCTGAgcccaagcaggaggagaaggaagaggcttcagagagagag gaGCACGACATGGAGCGGCTGGAGCACGTGAGAAAGGAGCTGAAGAAGGCAACTGAGATTCTGGGGGAGGAGATCAGGAGGGAGGGATGA
- the SARS2 gene encoding serine--tRNA ligase, mitochondrial, translating to MAASMARRLGSLVAGRGLRPRRGCVCSHNPRRTFATERRDRNLLYEHAREGYSALPQLDMESLCACPEEAARALQLRKGELRPEDLPAIIATWQELRQLREQIRSLEEEKGAVAEAVRALLVNQDDGQVQQDPQYQSLRARGREIRKLLMVLYPKETQLEEDFFLQALRLPNWTHPDVPVGDESQARVLHVVGDKPAFSFQPRGHLEIAEKLDIIRQKRLSHVSGHRSYYLRGAGALLQHGLVNFTLNKLIQRGFTPMTVPDLLRGAVFEGCGMTPNANPSQIYNIDPSRFEDLNLAGTAEVGLAGYFMDHSVAFRDLPIRMVCSSTCYRAETDTGKEPRGLYRVHHFVKVEMFGVTGPGLEQSSRLLEEFLSLQMEILTELGLHFRVLDMPTQELGLPAYRKFDIEAWMPGRGRFGEVTSASNCTDFQSRRLHIMFQEEAGELQFAHTVNATACAVPRLLIALLESNQQEDGSVLVPPALQPYLGTERITAPAHVPLQYIGPNQPQKPRRLSRPVSS from the exons ATGGCTGCGTCCATGGCGCGGCGTTTGGGGTCTTTGGTGGCTGGTCGGGGTCTTCGGCCCCGGAGAGGCTGCGTCTGCAGCCATAACCCAAGGAGAACTTTTGCCACGGAGAGACGAGACCGGAACCTTCTGTACGAGCACGCGCGCGAGGGCTACAGTGCGCTCCCTCAGCTGGACATGGAGTCGCTGTGCGCATGCCCGGAAGAGGCTGCGCGCGCCCTGCAGCTCCGCAAGGGGGAGCTACGGCCAGAAGACCTGCCGGCGATC ATCGCCACCTGGCAGGAGCTGAGGCAGCTGCGGGAGCAGATCCGGAgtctggaggaggagaagggggctGTGGCTGAGGCAGTCCGGGCGCTTCTG GTAAACCAGGACGACGGTCAGGTGCAGCAG GATCCCCAGTATCAGAGCCTGCGGGCACGAGGCCGGGAGATCCGCAAGCTGCTCATGGTCCTGTACCCCAAGGAGACCCAGCTTGAAGAGGATTTCTTCCTGCAGGCGCTGAGGCTGCCCAACTGGACCCACCCGGACGTG CCCGTCGGGGATGAGAGCCAGGCCCGAGTGCTCCACGTGGTCGGAGACAAGCCAG CTTTCTCCTTCCAACCCCGGGGCCACCTGGAAATCGCGGAGAAACTCGACATCATCCGTCAGAA GCGCCTGTCCCACGTATCCGGCCACCGCTCCTACTACCTCCGAGGGGCTGGAGCCCTCCTGCAGCACGGCCTAGTTAACTTCACACTCAACAAGCTCATCCAGCGG GGCTTCACTCCCATGACGGTGCCAGACCTTCTCCGAGGAGCTGTGTTT GAAGGCTGTGGGATGACACCAAATGCCAACCCGTCCCAGATTTACAACATCGACCCCTCCCGCTTTGAAGACCTCAACCTGGCTGGGACAGCAGAGGTGGGACTGGCTG GCTACTTCATGGACCACTCCGTGGCCTTCAGGGACCTGCCCATCAG GATGGTTTGTTCTAGTACCTGCTACCGGGCCGAGACAGACACAGGGAAGGAGCCACGGGGACTGTATCGAGTACACCACTTCGTCAAG GTGGAGATGTTTGGGGTGACAGGCCCCGGGCTGGAGCAGAGCTCGCGGCTGCTGGAGGAGTTCCTGTCCCTGCAGATGGAGATCCTGACGGAGCTGGGCCTGCACTTCCG CGTCCTGGACATGCCGACCCAGGAACTGGGCCTTCCCGCCTACCGCAAGTTCGATATTGAGGCCTGGATGCCAGGCCGTGGCCGCTTTGGTGAG GTCACCAGCGCATCCAACTGCACGGACTTCCAGAGCCGCCGGCTTCACATCATGTTCCAGGAGGAAGCCGGGGAGCTGCAGTTCGCCCACACG GTGAACGCCACGGCCTGCGCCGTCCCCCGCCTCCTCATCGCCCTCCTGGAGAGCAATCAGCAAGAG GATGGCTCCGTCCTCgtgccccctgccctccagccctACCTTGGCACCGAGCGGATCACTGCCCCCGCCCACGTACCTCTCCAGTACATCGGCCCCAACCAGCCCCAGAAGCCCAGGCGCCTGAGCCGGCCTGTTTCGAGCTGA
- the FBXO17 gene encoding F-box only protein 17 isoform X1: MGARPSRRRLPADPPLALDALPPELLVQVLSHVPPRALVTRCRAVCRAWRDVVDGPTVWLLQLARDRSAEGRALYAVAQRCPPNSEDEEFPLCALARYCLRAPLGRNLIFNSCGEQGFRGWEVEHGGNGWAVEKNLTLVPGAPSQTCFVTSFQWCFKRQLVDLVMEGVWQELLDSAQIEICVADWWGARENCGCIYRLRVRLLDVYENEVVKFSASPNPVLQWTERGCRQVSHVFTNFGKGIRYVSFEQYGRDTRSWVGHYGALVTHSSVRVRIRLS; the protein is encoded by the exons ATGGGCGCTCGGCCCTCGCGGCGGCGGCTGCCCGCGGACCCGCCCCTAGCCTTGGACGCGCTGCCTCCCGAGCTGCTGGTGCAGGTGCTGAGCCACGTGCCGCCGCGCGCCCTGGTGACGCGCTGCCGCGCAGTGTGCCGCGCCTGGCGCGACGTGGTGGACGGGCCCACCGTGTGGCTGCTGCAGCTGGCCCGCGACCGCAGCGCCGAGGGCCGCGCACTCTACGCGGTGGCCCAGCGCTGCCCGCCCAACAGCGAAGACGAGGAGTTCCCGCTCTGCGCCCTGGCGCGCTACTGCCTACGCGCGCCCCTGGGCCGCAACCTCATCTTCAACTCCTGCGGAGAGC AGGGCTTCAGAGGCTGGGAGGTGGAGCACGGCGGGAACGGCTGGGCCGTGGAGAAGAACCTAACGCTGGTGCCGGGGGCTCCTTCCCAGACCTGCTTCGTAACTTCTTTCCA ATGGTGCTTCAAGAGGCAGCTTGTAGACTTGGTGATGGAGGGGGTGTGGCAGGAGCTGCTGGACAGCGCCCAGATCGAGATCTGTGTGGCCGACTG GTGGGGTGCCCGAGAGAACTGTGGCTGCATCTACCGTCTCCGGGTCCGCCTCCTGGATGTGTACGAAAATGAAGTGGTCAAGTTCTCGGCCTCACCCAACCCGGTTCTTCAGTGGACTGAGAGAGGCTGCCGACAG GTGTCTCATGTCTTCACCAACTTTGGCAAGGGCATCCGCTACGTGTCTTTTGAGCAGTACGGGAGGGACACGCGTTCCTGGGTGGGGCACTATGGTGCCCTAGTGACCCATTCCAGTGTCAGGGTCAGGATCCGCCTGTCCTAG
- the MRPS12 gene encoding 28S ribosomal protein S12, mitochondrial produces the protein MFWSGLLRGLNTSLNYGLALATRPMATLNQMHRRGLPKRPPPPLGPTAGRPQLKGVVLRTFIRKPKKPNSANRKCCRVRLSTGREAVCFIPGEGHSLQEHHVVLVQGGRTQDLPGVKLTVVRGKYDCGHVQKKK, from the exons ATGTTCTGGTCCGGTCTTCTCCGTGGCCTCAACACGTCCCTGAATTATG GCCTAGCCCTGGCCACCCGGCCCATGGCCACCCTGAACCAGATGCACCGACGAGGGCTTCCCAAGAGGCCACCTCCACCTCTAGGCCCCACGGCCGGCCGGCCGCAGCTGAAGGGAGTGGTGTTGCGCACATTCATCCGAAAGCCCAAGAAACCAAACTCAGCTAACCGCAAGTGCTGCCGCGTGCGGCTCAGCACCGGCCGAGAGGCCGTGTGCTTCATCCCTGGGGAGGGCCACAGCCTGCAGGAGCACCATGTCGTGTTGGTGCAGGGCGGCCGCACCCAGGACCTGCCCGGCGTGAAGCTCACTGTTGTGCGTGGCAAGTATGACTGTGGCCATGTGCAGAAGAAGAAGTGA
- the NFKBIB gene encoding NF-kappa-B inhibitor beta isoform X1, with protein MAGVACLGKAPEADEWCDSGLGSLGPDASAPGGPGLGAELGPGLSWAPLVFGYVTEDGDTALHLAVIHQHEPFLDFLLGFAAGTEYLDLQNDLGQTALHLAAILGEASTVEKLYTAGAGLHVAERGGHTALHLACRMRAHACARVLLQPRPRCTRGAPNTYLAQGPDRTSDASRPPVTLYPEPDSEKEDEESEEDWKLQLEAENYEGHTPLHVAVIHKDAEMVRLLREAGADLNKAEPTCGRSPLHLAVEAQAADVLELLLRAGADPAARMYGGRTPLGSAMLRPNPILVRLLRAHGAPEPEDEDDRPGPCSSSSDSDSGDEGDEYDDIVVHSGQSPNRLPPTPASKPLPDDPV; from the exons ATGGCCGGGGTCGCGTGCTTGGGGAAAGCTCCGGAGGCCGACGAATGGTGCGACAGCGGCCTGGGCTCTCTGGGTCCGGACGCATCAGCACCCGGAGGACCGGGGTTGGGCGCCGAGCTGGGCCCGGGGCTGTCGTGGGCGCCCCTCGTCTTCGGCTACGTCACTGAGGATGGGGACAC GGCACTGCACTTGGCAGTGATTCATCAGCACGAGCCCTTCCTGGATTTCCTCCTAGGCTTCGCAGCTGGCACCGAGTACCTGGACCTGCAGAATGACCTGGGCCAG ACAGCCCTCCACCTGGCAGCCATCCTGGGGGAGGCGTCCACAGTGGAGAAGTTGTACACGGCGGGTGCCGGGTTACACGTGGCGGAGCGTGGGGGACACACAGCGCTGCACCTGGCCTGCCGCATGAGGGCACATGCCTGCGCTCGCGTGCTTCTCCAGCCCCGTCCCCGGTGCACCAGGGGAGCCCCCAACACCTACCTCGCTCAGGGCCCTGACCGCACCTCTGATGCCAGCCGCCCACCTGTCACCTTGTACCCCGAACCCGACTCGGAGAAGGAAGATGAAGAGAGTGAGGAGGATTGGAAGCTGCAGCTGGAGGCTGAGAACTACGAGG GCCATACCCCGCTTCACGTGGCTGTCATTCACAAAGATGCCGAGATGGTTCGGCTGCTCCGGGAGGCTGGAGCGGACCTCAACAAAGCG GAGCCCACTTGTGGCCGGAGCCCCCTACACTTGGCAGTGGAGGCCCAAGCCGCCGACGTGCTGGAGCTCCTCCTGAGGGCAGGTGCCGACCCCGCTGCCCGCATGTACGGCGGCCGCACCCCACTGGGCAGCGCCATGCTCCGGCCCAACCCCATCCTCGTCCGCCTTCTCCGTGCACATGGAGCCCCTGAGCCCGAGGACGAGGACGACAGGCCTGGCCCCTGCAGCAGCAGTAGCGACAGTGACAGCGGGGACGAGGGC gaTGAATACGACGACATCGTGGTCCACAGTGGCCAGAGCCCAAACCGGctacctcccaccccagcctcaaAACCTCTCCCTGATGACCCCGTCTGA
- the FBXO17 gene encoding F-box only protein 17 isoform X2 — protein sequence MGARPSRRRLPADPPLALDALPPELLVQVLSHVPPRALVTRCRAVCRAWRDVVDGPTVWLLQLARDRSAEGRALYAVAQRCPPNSEDEEFPLCALARYCLRAPLGRNLIFNSCGEQGFRGWEVEHGGNGWAVEKNLTLVPGAPSQTCFVTSFQWCFKRQLVDLVMEGVWQELLDSAQIEICVADCVGCVTCIKIQGGLALSLPLPTPVTRRVVRASGLTITW from the exons ATGGGCGCTCGGCCCTCGCGGCGGCGGCTGCCCGCGGACCCGCCCCTAGCCTTGGACGCGCTGCCTCCCGAGCTGCTGGTGCAGGTGCTGAGCCACGTGCCGCCGCGCGCCCTGGTGACGCGCTGCCGCGCAGTGTGCCGCGCCTGGCGCGACGTGGTGGACGGGCCCACCGTGTGGCTGCTGCAGCTGGCCCGCGACCGCAGCGCCGAGGGCCGCGCACTCTACGCGGTGGCCCAGCGCTGCCCGCCCAACAGCGAAGACGAGGAGTTCCCGCTCTGCGCCCTGGCGCGCTACTGCCTACGCGCGCCCCTGGGCCGCAACCTCATCTTCAACTCCTGCGGAGAGC AGGGCTTCAGAGGCTGGGAGGTGGAGCACGGCGGGAACGGCTGGGCCGTGGAGAAGAACCTAACGCTGGTGCCGGGGGCTCCTTCCCAGACCTGCTTCGTAACTTCTTTCCA ATGGTGCTTCAAGAGGCAGCTTGTAGACTTGGTGATGGAGGGGGTGTGGCAGGAGCTGCTGGACAGCGCCCAGATCGAGATCTGTGTGGCCGACTG TGTGGGGTGTGTGACCTGCATCAAAATACAGGGAGGCTTGGCCCtcagcctccctctccccaccccggtGACCAGGCGGGTGGTGAGGGCATCAGGGCTCACCATCACCTGGTAG
- the NFKBIB gene encoding NF-kappa-B inhibitor beta isoform X2 — protein MAGVACLGKAPEADEWCDSGLGSLGPDASAPGGPGLGAELGPGLSWAPLVFGYVTEDGDTALHLAVIHQHEPFLDFLLGFAAGTEYLDLQNDLGQGPDRTSDASRPPVTLYPEPDSEKEDEESEEDWKLQLEAENYEGHTPLHVAVIHKDAEMVRLLREAGADLNKAEPTCGRSPLHLAVEAQAADVLELLLRAGADPAARMYGGRTPLGSAMLRPNPILVRLLRAHGAPEPEDEDDRPGPCSSSSDSDSGDEGDEYDDIVVHSGQSPNRLPPTPASKPLPDDPV, from the exons ATGGCCGGGGTCGCGTGCTTGGGGAAAGCTCCGGAGGCCGACGAATGGTGCGACAGCGGCCTGGGCTCTCTGGGTCCGGACGCATCAGCACCCGGAGGACCGGGGTTGGGCGCCGAGCTGGGCCCGGGGCTGTCGTGGGCGCCCCTCGTCTTCGGCTACGTCACTGAGGATGGGGACAC GGCACTGCACTTGGCAGTGATTCATCAGCACGAGCCCTTCCTGGATTTCCTCCTAGGCTTCGCAGCTGGCACCGAGTACCTGGACCTGCAGAATGACCTGGGCCAG GGCCCTGACCGCACCTCTGATGCCAGCCGCCCACCTGTCACCTTGTACCCCGAACCCGACTCGGAGAAGGAAGATGAAGAGAGTGAGGAGGATTGGAAGCTGCAGCTGGAGGCTGAGAACTACGAGG GCCATACCCCGCTTCACGTGGCTGTCATTCACAAAGATGCCGAGATGGTTCGGCTGCTCCGGGAGGCTGGAGCGGACCTCAACAAAGCG GAGCCCACTTGTGGCCGGAGCCCCCTACACTTGGCAGTGGAGGCCCAAGCCGCCGACGTGCTGGAGCTCCTCCTGAGGGCAGGTGCCGACCCCGCTGCCCGCATGTACGGCGGCCGCACCCCACTGGGCAGCGCCATGCTCCGGCCCAACCCCATCCTCGTCCGCCTTCTCCGTGCACATGGAGCCCCTGAGCCCGAGGACGAGGACGACAGGCCTGGCCCCTGCAGCAGCAGTAGCGACAGTGACAGCGGGGACGAGGGC gaTGAATACGACGACATCGTGGTCCACAGTGGCCAGAGCCCAAACCGGctacctcccaccccagcctcaaAACCTCTCCCTGATGACCCCGTCTGA
- the CCER2 gene encoding coiled-coil domain-containing glutamate-rich protein 2 isoform X2, with protein MQPRGPAFVLLLLPLPGLLALLLGAATAAPLAPRPSKEELTRCLAEVVTEVLTLGQAQRSPCTALLHKEMCQTEPYGCVSAKEKGLLLGDFKKQEAGKTRSSQEVREEEEEAAERAHKSEVREQTIHEQLHSRLRQEENEEEEKLEEEEKRKKRGPMESFEGLWRHRLEGRGGPQKRVAEQASDEETTQFEAEEKGLQVLGEGGGLWQGAEGGGGEGHEDSPHRHHPHQPEAEPKQEEKEEASEREEHDMERLEHVRKELKKATEILGEEIRREG; from the exons ATGCAGCCCCGCGGGCCCGCCTTTGTGCTGCTGTTGCTGCCGCTGCCTGGGCTGTTGGCGCTGCTGCTGGGGGCAG CCACTGCTGCTCCCTTGGCACCAAGACCCTCCAAGGAAGAG cTGACTCGCTGTCTGGCCGAGGTGGTCACAGAAGTACTGACGCTGGGCCAGGCCCAGAGAAGTCCCTGCACAGCTCTCCTCCACAAAG AAatgtgtcagacagagccttATGGCTGTGTGTCCGCCAAAGAGAAAGGCCTACTGCTTGGGGATTTCAAGAAGCAAGAGGCTGGGAAGACGAGGTCCAGCCAGGAagtgagggaagaggaagaggaggcagcgGAGAGGGCCCACAAGTCTGAGGTGCGGGAACAGACCATCCACGAGCAGCTCCACagccggctccgccaggaggagaacgaggaggaggagaagctggaggaggaggaaaaaaggaagaagagggggcCCATGGAATCCTTCGAAGGCCTGTGGAGGCATCGCCTAGAGGGCAGAGGGGGCCCCCAGAAGCGAGTGGCAGAGCAGGCCAGTGACGAGGAGACAACACAGTTTGAGGCGGAGGAGAAGGGCCTGCAGGTGCTAGGCGAGGGCGGCGGCCTGTGGCAGGGAGCCGAGGGGGGCGGAGGAGAGGGGCACGAGGACTCGCCGCACCgccaccacccccaccagccAGAAGCTGAgcccaagcaggaggagaaggaagaggcttcagagagagag gaGCACGACATGGAGCGGCTGGAGCACGTGAGAAAGGAGCTGAAGAAGGCAACTGAGATTCTGGGGGAGGAGATCAGGAGGGAGGGATGA